The following proteins come from a genomic window of Bradyrhizobium paxllaeri:
- a CDS encoding ABC transporter permease — protein MNDVRRAAPALEVRGLDVYYGHSHALQGVDLTLDSGVFSVVGRNGMGKTTLCKTIMGLLRASGGSVRVRGEDITRLSPARIAQAGVGYVPQGRRLWRSLSVDEHLQLAAGMRRGAWSIDRIYETFPRLAERKDHGGGQLSGGEQQMLAISRALLTNPQLLIMDEPTEGLAPVIVAQVEDMLVRLGEDGDMSVLVIEQNIGVATAISKNVAIMVNGRVNRIIDSARLAADRELQQRLLGVGVHGAEPELDIAAADARAETRPAQPRAPSAAPVRVYISNPTLPTRWSQPIPIARIENAARTLSSGVARIEDAARQKRQAGAGVQSASGPPVVLVVGTLDTKGEELRFIRDVIAGQGLRTRLVDVSTSGKLSTCDVSAQEIALNHGRGGSSVFGADRGTSVSAMADAFANWLRRQGNIAGIISAGGSGGASLVAPGMRALPVGVPKLIISSVASGDVGPYVGPADITMMYSVTDVQGLNSISRAVLANGANAIAGMVKARLDNQAANERRAPADLPAVGITMFGVTTPAVQKIAADLRNDFECLVFHATGVGGRSMEKLVDSGMLAGVIDLTTTEVCDLLMGGVFPATEDRFGAIIRSRVPFIGSVGALDMVNFGAPDTIPEHYRQRKFHVHNPQVTLMRTTPEENDRIGRWIGDKLNRMDGSVRFFLPEGGVSALDAPGQPFWDPEADAALFTALERSVRQTGNRQLIRIKRHINEPEFASAIVNALRPLVGRPGTRRKVAR, from the coding sequence ATGAATGATGTCCGCCGCGCCGCGCCCGCCCTCGAAGTCCGCGGCCTCGACGTCTATTACGGCCATTCGCATGCGCTGCAGGGCGTCGATCTAACGCTGGATTCCGGCGTGTTCTCGGTGGTCGGCCGTAACGGCATGGGCAAGACCACGCTGTGCAAGACCATCATGGGCCTGCTGCGGGCGAGCGGCGGTTCGGTCCGGGTCCGCGGCGAGGACATCACCCGCCTCAGCCCGGCGCGGATCGCGCAAGCAGGCGTCGGATATGTACCGCAAGGGCGGCGGCTGTGGCGCTCGCTCAGCGTCGACGAGCATCTGCAGCTTGCCGCCGGAATGCGGCGCGGCGCCTGGAGCATCGACCGCATCTACGAGACGTTTCCCCGCCTGGCCGAGCGCAAGGACCATGGCGGCGGCCAGCTCTCCGGCGGCGAACAGCAGATGCTGGCGATCTCGCGCGCTCTGCTGACCAACCCGCAACTTCTCATCATGGACGAGCCGACCGAAGGGCTTGCGCCTGTCATCGTCGCCCAGGTCGAGGACATGCTGGTGCGGCTCGGCGAGGACGGTGACATGTCGGTGCTCGTGATCGAGCAGAATATCGGCGTCGCCACCGCGATCTCGAAAAACGTCGCGATCATGGTCAACGGCCGCGTCAATCGCATCATCGACTCCGCGCGCCTGGCCGCCGACCGCGAGCTGCAACAGCGGCTGCTTGGCGTCGGTGTCCATGGCGCCGAGCCGGAACTGGATATCGCCGCCGCCGACGCACGCGCCGAAACGCGTCCCGCGCAGCCGCGCGCCCCAAGCGCAGCGCCGGTTCGGGTCTATATCTCCAATCCCACGCTGCCGACGCGCTGGTCACAGCCGATACCCATCGCCCGCATCGAGAACGCCGCGCGCACGCTCTCGAGCGGCGTGGCGCGCATCGAAGATGCCGCGCGGCAGAAGCGTCAGGCCGGCGCAGGCGTGCAAAGCGCATCCGGGCCGCCGGTCGTCCTCGTTGTCGGAACGCTCGATACCAAGGGCGAGGAGCTGCGCTTCATCCGCGACGTGATCGCCGGGCAGGGTTTGCGGACACGCCTGGTCGACGTCTCCACCAGCGGCAAGCTCTCCACCTGCGACGTCTCCGCGCAGGAAATCGCGCTGAATCATGGGCGCGGCGGATCGAGCGTGTTCGGCGCCGATCGCGGCACGTCGGTTTCCGCGATGGCGGACGCCTTCGCCAACTGGCTGCGCCGCCAGGGCAATATCGCCGGCATCATTTCGGCGGGCGGTTCCGGCGGTGCCTCGCTGGTCGCACCAGGCATGCGCGCCCTCCCCGTCGGCGTACCAAAGCTCATCATCTCATCGGTCGCATCGGGAGATGTCGGCCCCTATGTCGGACCGGCCGATATCACGATGATGTATTCGGTCACCGACGTGCAGGGCCTCAACTCGATCTCGCGCGCCGTGCTCGCCAATGGCGCCAACGCCATCGCCGGCATGGTGAAGGCGCGGCTCGACAATCAGGCCGCGAATGAGCGCAGGGCGCCGGCGGATCTGCCGGCGGTCGGCATCACCATGTTCGGCGTGACGACGCCGGCCGTGCAGAAGATCGCAGCCGATCTGCGCAACGATTTCGAATGCCTCGTCTTCCACGCCACCGGCGTCGGCGGTCGCTCGATGGAGAAGCTGGTCGATTCCGGAATGCTCGCAGGCGTCATCGACCTCACGACGACGGAGGTCTGCGACCTCCTGATGGGCGGCGTGTTCCCGGCAACGGAAGATCGCTTCGGCGCGATCATTCGCAGCCGCGTGCCCTTCATCGGCTCAGTGGGTGCGCTCGACATGGTCAATTTCGGCGCGCCCGATACGATTCCCGAACACTACCGCCAGCGCAAATTCCACGTTCACAATCCGCAGGTGACCTTGATGCGCACCACGCCGGAGGAGAACGACCGGATCGGGCGCTGGATCGGCGACAAGCTCAACCGGATGGACGGGTCGGTGCGCTTCTTCCTCCCCGAAGGCGGCGTCTCCGCACTCGACGCACCGGGACAGCCGTTCTGGGATCCGGAGGCCGATGCCGCACTGTTTACCGCGCTGGAACGCAGCGTGCGCCAGACCGGCAACCGCCAGCTCATCCGCATCAAGCGCCACATCAACGAGCCCGAATTTGCATCCGCCATCGTCAACGCGCTCCGCCCTCTGGTCGGACGCCCGGGGACACGTCGGAAAGTCGCGAGGTGA
- a CDS encoding ABC transporter ATP-binding protein, which translates to MDNAAPRFSSVAAGAALELRGVTRLFGALAALTDVTITVRPGERRAVLGSNGAGKTTLFNCVTGDFPPSSGTIRFFGEDITHFPPYERIRRGLRRTYQISALFPGLSVRDNVYLACRGVSRGRFSVLRPGTNDALMHATEALIQAVHLTSVREQRVAELAHGQQRQLEIALALAGAPRFILFDEPAAGLSPTERRELIEILTSLPAHIGYIIIEHDMDVALRVVESVTMMHNGRVFKEGLPHEIEADPEVQELYLGAGHE; encoded by the coding sequence ATGGATAATGCCGCGCCACGCTTTTCATCGGTTGCTGCCGGCGCTGCGCTGGAACTGCGCGGCGTGACCCGGCTGTTCGGGGCGCTCGCGGCGCTCACCGACGTCACCATCACGGTTCGCCCGGGCGAGCGCCGCGCCGTGCTCGGCTCCAACGGCGCCGGCAAGACTACGCTGTTCAATTGCGTGACCGGCGATTTTCCGCCGTCATCCGGCACCATCCGGTTCTTCGGTGAGGACATCACCCACTTCCCGCCGTATGAGCGGATCAGGCGGGGCCTGCGCCGCACCTACCAGATCTCGGCGCTGTTCCCCGGCCTCTCGGTGCGGGACAATGTCTATTTAGCCTGCCGCGGCGTTTCCCGCGGACGGTTTTCGGTGCTGCGTCCGGGCACGAACGACGCACTGATGCATGCGACCGAAGCCCTGATCCAGGCCGTGCATCTGACATCAGTCAGGGAGCAGCGGGTCGCGGAACTCGCGCATGGCCAGCAGCGGCAGCTCGAAATCGCGCTCGCGCTCGCCGGCGCCCCGCGCTTCATCCTGTTCGACGAGCCGGCCGCAGGGCTCTCGCCCACCGAGCGGCGCGAACTGATCGAGATCCTGACGTCGCTGCCCGCCCATATCGGCTACATCATCATCGAGCACGACATGGACGTCGCACTGCGCGTCGTCGAAAGCGTCACGATGATGCACAACGGCCGTGTCTTCAAAGAGGGATTGCCGCACGAGATCGAAGCCGACCCCGAGGTGCAGGAACTCTATCTGGGGGCCGGCCATGAATGA
- a CDS encoding branched-chain amino acid ABC transporter permease, translated as MSLVQGTHPQTSQPAKARAILLAWPEFNKPAVWLVAVILLIMPFIANGFFLIEIFATTMILGTIALSLMFLAGYGGMVSLMQLTVAGFAAYMVAVFGMSANTNISLGWPWWLATPMALLLATAFGTLGGALAVRTEGIYTIMITLAIGAAFYYFTNQNWAIFGGHTGINTVATPKFWGVDWRSDIPFYYVTLGVAAFCYFAVQYVSRAPFGLALQGVRDNPRRMAALGFNVNAHRVAAYAFAAFIAALGGVLQVWNYRQISPGSVSVGACIDILIIAVVGGISRPVGPYIGAFIFVILRTFALDLLVKFGLDGNRFRLLIGLGFLAIVFWSSDGVIGLWERWRRRAAATDARPSGGKPHG; from the coding sequence ATGTCGTTGGTCCAGGGCACCCATCCTCAGACCAGTCAGCCGGCAAAGGCACGCGCGATACTGCTGGCGTGGCCGGAATTCAACAAGCCGGCGGTTTGGCTGGTCGCCGTGATCCTCCTGATCATGCCGTTCATCGCCAACGGCTTCTTCCTGATCGAGATCTTCGCCACCACGATGATCCTCGGGACCATCGCGCTCAGCCTGATGTTCCTCGCCGGTTATGGCGGCATGGTCAGCCTGATGCAGCTCACCGTCGCCGGCTTTGCCGCCTACATGGTCGCCGTGTTCGGCATGAGCGCCAACACCAATATCAGCCTCGGCTGGCCGTGGTGGCTGGCAACGCCGATGGCGCTGCTGCTCGCGACCGCGTTCGGCACGCTCGGCGGTGCACTTGCGGTGCGCACCGAGGGCATCTACACCATCATGATCACGCTCGCGATCGGCGCGGCTTTCTATTATTTCACCAACCAGAACTGGGCGATCTTCGGCGGCCATACCGGCATCAACACGGTCGCGACGCCGAAATTCTGGGGCGTCGACTGGCGTTCCGACATCCCCTTCTATTACGTTACGCTGGGCGTCGCTGCTTTCTGCTATTTCGCCGTTCAATATGTCTCGCGTGCCCCGTTCGGCCTGGCGCTGCAGGGCGTGCGCGACAATCCCCGCCGCATGGCGGCGCTCGGTTTCAATGTCAACGCACACCGCGTGGCCGCCTATGCCTTTGCCGCCTTCATCGCCGCGCTCGGCGGCGTGCTGCAGGTGTGGAACTACCGGCAGATCTCGCCCGGCTCGGTCAGCGTCGGCGCCTGCATCGACATCCTGATTATCGCCGTTGTCGGCGGCATCAGCCGTCCCGTCGGCCCCTACATCGGCGCCTTCATCTTCGTCATCCTTCGCACCTTCGCGCTCGATCTCTTGGTCAAGTTCGGGCTCGACGGCAACCGCTTCCGGCTGCTGATCGGCCTCGGCTTCCTCGCCATCGTGTTCTGGTCGTCGGATGGCGTGATCGGACTGTGGGAGCGCTGGCGCCGCCGCGCTGCAGCCACTGACGCGCGTCCAAGCGGAGGGAAGCCGCATGGATAA
- a CDS encoding branched-chain amino acid ABC transporter permease: MTRFIERHPAWALIVLIAVAVLLWLILAVWPPGLEEAFGRKRVFLNAVFNGITLGGLYFLVASGFTLIFGLMRNVNLAHGSLYLFGGYIGYAISAWTGSWILGFVIAFLGVALVGIVLQIVVFRRMEGQDLRQTMVTIGLSIVFADLMLWAFGGDFYQIQTPSWLVGPIELPLVTAVRSSGEAVYLRYPMVRLVIFVAAVVIGIAMWLALNRTRVGMMVRAGVDDRDMLAATGVPIQLVFVAVFALGAGLAGIAGVVGGTFQSISPGEDTRFLLASLVVVIVGGMGSIPGAALGAVIIGLAEQLGSVYIPTYAIVVTFLIMVLVLALRPQGLLARR; encoded by the coding sequence GTGACACGATTCATCGAACGCCATCCGGCATGGGCGCTGATCGTCTTGATCGCGGTCGCGGTGCTGTTGTGGCTGATCCTTGCCGTCTGGCCACCCGGCCTCGAAGAAGCGTTCGGCAGGAAGCGGGTCTTTCTCAACGCCGTCTTCAACGGCATCACGCTCGGCGGCCTCTACTTCCTGGTCGCGAGCGGATTCACGCTGATCTTCGGGCTGATGCGCAACGTCAATCTGGCGCATGGCTCGCTCTATCTGTTCGGTGGCTACATCGGTTACGCCATCAGCGCCTGGACCGGTTCCTGGATCCTCGGCTTCGTCATCGCGTTTCTCGGTGTCGCCCTGGTCGGCATCGTGCTGCAAATCGTGGTCTTCCGCCGCATGGAAGGACAGGATCTGCGCCAGACCATGGTGACGATCGGGCTCTCGATCGTGTTTGCGGACCTGATGCTGTGGGCATTCGGCGGCGACTTCTACCAGATCCAGACCCCGAGCTGGCTGGTCGGCCCGATTGAATTGCCGCTGGTCACCGCGGTCAGATCCTCCGGCGAAGCGGTGTATCTGCGTTACCCGATGGTGCGGCTCGTGATCTTCGTCGCGGCGGTGGTGATTGGCATCGCGATGTGGCTGGCACTCAACCGGACTCGCGTCGGCATGATGGTGCGCGCCGGCGTCGATGACCGTGACATGCTCGCGGCCACCGGCGTGCCGATCCAGCTCGTCTTCGTGGCCGTGTTCGCGCTCGGCGCAGGGCTTGCGGGAATCGCAGGTGTCGTGGGCGGAACCTTTCAATCGATCTCGCCCGGCGAAGACACCCGCTTTCTGCTGGCTTCGCTCGTCGTCGTGATCGTCGGTGGCATGGGATCGATTCCGGGTGCGGCGCTCGGCGCCGTCATCATCGGCCTCGCCGAGCAGCTTGGCTCGGTCTACATCCCGACCTACGCGATCGTGGTGACCTTCCTCATCATGGTGCTGGTGCTGGCGCTGCGGCCGCAGGGCCTGTTGGCGAGGCGATGA